In the Oncorhynchus gorbuscha isolate QuinsamMale2020 ecotype Even-year linkage group LG05, OgorEven_v1.0, whole genome shotgun sequence genome, one interval contains:
- the LOC124035529 gene encoding tRNA-uridine aminocarboxypropyltransferase 1-like, which produces MSSSDVLASPSGVDVSSSPKSPLAKTQQPDKDSKPVTKQNPVPASPPLHGLKLAPHRELEQAQQRGRLKCSSCGGSRMFFCYTCCSLVGVSQQEIPSVKLPIKIDIIKHPSEVDGKSTAIHAKILAPDDVTIYTYPCIPEYEDDTDKVVLVFPGPGSVSVEEMTWRLQNLAVMKSAASPDEEPSPKRPRAEEMPGATQQAEGHTSGATHTEEGRGEAGIEGQTETPGACPLQRVVFIDSTWNQTTRIITDERLQALLRVELKTRKTCFWRHQKGSPDTYLATIEAVYYFLKDYQELCLRQEYTGQYDNLMYFYCYLHTLINKAKTTAGRR; this is translated from the exons aTGTCCAGTTCGGACGTGCTAGCCAGTCCCAGTGGTGTGGACGTGTCCTCCTCTCCCAAATCACCACTGGCTAAAACCCAGCAACCTGACAAGGACTCCAAACCAGTAACCAAACAGAACCCtgtccctgcctcccctcccctccatggTCTGAAGCTGGCTCCCCACAGGGAGCTGGAGCAGGCACAGCAGAGGGGCAGGCTGAAGTGTTCTAGCTGCGGAGGCTCCCGGATGTTCTTCTGCTACACCTGCTGCTCTTTAGTGGGCGTCAGCCAGCAGGAAATCCCCTCTGTCAAG CTCCCTATAAAGATTGACATCATCAAGCATCCCAGTGAGGTTGATGGGAAGAGCACAGCCATACACGCCAAGATCCTCGCCCCCGATGATGTCACCATCTACACCTACCCCTGCATACCTGAGTATGAAGATGACACAGACAAA gTAGTGCTGGTGTTCCCTGGTCCTggatcagtctcagtggaggAGATGACATGGAGATTGCAGAACCTGGCTGTCATGAAGTCAGCTGCCTCCCCAGATGAGGAACCGTCCCCAAAGAGGCCCAGAGCCGAGGAGATGCCAGGGGCTACACAGCAGGCGGAGGGACACACATcaggagccacacacacagaagaggggagaggggaagcaGGGATAGAGGGCCAGACTGAGACACCAGGGGCCTGTCCCCTCCAGAGAGTGGTGTTCATCGACAGCACATGGAACCAGACCACCAGAATCATCACAGATGAGAGACTACAGG CGTTGCTCCGTGTGGAGCTGAAGACCAGGAAGACGTGTTTCTGGCGCCATCAGAAAGGTTCTCCAGACACCTACCTGGCAACCATAGAGGCTGTCTACTACTTCCTCAAGGACTACCAGGAGCTGTGTCTGAGACAGGAGTACACAGGACAGTACGACAACCTGATGTACTTCTACTGTTACCTACACACACTGATCAACAAGGCTAAGACAACCGCTGGGAGACGCTGA